The Candidatus Eisenbacteria bacterium genome includes the window GAAAGCGTGCCCTCCCCCGGCGGACCGATCAGCCTCGTCAATTCATCGCGGAGAGGCTGCGCCACGTAAGATCTTCGGCTGCTCAGTTCCCGCCAAATTCGAAGGGCCTCCTCAGAGCGCTGGGTACGAATGAGGAAATACAGGAGGTGGTGGGCCGAGCTCCATAGCTGCCCTCGATCTCCCGAACGGATGAAGGCTCGAAGAGCCCGGGACAGCCGCGTTCCGCTGCGGCTGGCATCCCCGACTCTGGCGCTCGCGGCCGCTGCTTCCGTTTCCGCGATACCGGCGTAGAACGGGAGGCCGTGCTTCTCCGCAAGTTCGGCGGTTCGATCGAAGTACTCGAGCGCCGCTTCGGGGTTGCTGTCGGCGTGCGCGCGGCCCATGAAAAACGTGGCCTCGCACAAAGTGATCGGATTGCCTATGGCCTTGGCCTGGTCGTACGCCTCGACTGCGATGCGCCGTGACGCGTCCATCTCGCCCGCCATCGTCTTGAAGACGATCTGCATGCTCTTGAGCAGTGTCGCGAGAGCCGCGTTCCCGGTTTGCTCACCGGCGACGACGGCCCGGCGCATCCACTTCGAGATGTCGGGGCCCTGAGTGACCAGTGCCGCCGACACATGAGCCAGCGCTCCTAGACAGGCCGCGTCGGGATCGCCAGCATTGTCTGGGTCGTCGAGCATCGCCGCGAGTCGCGCCCCATCTTCGGGCCTTCCCCCGTGGACACGCAGGTGAACGGCGACCGAGCGTGCGAACGCCGGCTCGGGCGAAACCTCGAGCGCCGCTTCGGCCCAGTCTCCCACCTCGTACCGGAGCGAGTGCCACGCCCAGAAGTAGTGGGGCTTCAGTAGCGCGCCGAGTGCTTCGCGGTTGCGGAGGTCGACTGCGGCGTAGACGGCCACGCGGAGGTTTTCGAATTCTCGGCCCACGGCTCGGATCCAGGAGGATGCATTTGTGCTCCAGAGCCCGGCCCAAGCCCGAGTCATGAAGGCCGCGAAATAGCGAACGTGCCTCTGGCGAACGTCCGGGGCGCCTCCCGACGCAAGCAGTCGTTCCTCGCCGAATTCTCTGAGGGTCTCGAGGAGCCGATATCGCGTCCCGTCCTCGGTGTTCACCGCCAGCGTCATGGATCGGGCGACCAGTGCCGCAATTGCCTCCTCCACTTCCAGGACATCGAGATCCTCCCCCCCCGCGATGACCTGGGCCGCGTCCAGCGTGAACCCGCCGGCAAATACGCTGAGCCGATCGAAAACACGTTGCTCCTGTGGCTCGAGCAGCTCGTACGACCAGGCGACCGTCTGATGGAGCGTCTGATGGCGTTCGATGCGGCCGCGTCGAGTGCCCCGCAGGAGCTGAAACCGATGATCGAGGCGGCGCTCGATCTCCTCCGGCAGCATCGTGCCGCAGCGTGCCGCGGCGAGCTCGATGGCCAGCGGCATGCCGTCCAGCCGATGGCTCAGCCGCGCGAGAGTCTCCATGTCGAGGTTGCCAAAGGCTCCGACAGCCAGTGCGCGGTCGCGGAAGAGTTGTGCCCCTTCATGGTCGGTCAGCGATAGCAGCCGGGATACGCGCTCGCCGCTGATTCCAAGGGCCTCCCGGCTGGTGGCGAGGATGCGGACGTCGGCGCATCGCCGGGTGATCAGAGTCACCAGTTCCGCGGCCGCGTCGAGCACGTGCTCGCAGTTGTCGAGCACCAACAGCACATTTCGGTGGCGCAGCGCGTCGACCAGGGAATGGACGAGAGTTTTCCCAGGTCCTTGGGTGACGCCGAGCAGAGCGCCCATGACGTTGGCCACCGCCTCGGCGTGAGTGACCGGCGCCAGTTCGACCAGCCATGCGCCGTCGGGAAAAGTCGCCGAGAGAC containing:
- a CDS encoding NB-ARC domain-containing protein, with the protein product DIFSMGVLLYEMATGLRPFNGSSEAELVASILRDTPKPPRALRPGLPGPLAALIEGCLAKEARDRPASAQDIRDRCDSLRRELERGDISGESRTALGERSSGNLPLSLDSFVAREQEVASVIGLLADTRLVTLTGVGGTGKTRLAIEVAHRLSATFPDGAWLVELAPVTHAEAVANVMGALLGVTQGPGKTLVHSLVDALRHRNVLLVLDNCEHVLDAAAELVTLITRRCADVRILATSREALGISGERVSRLLSLTDHEGAQLFRDRALAVGAFGNLDMETLARLSHRLDGMPLAIELAAARCGTMLPEEIERRLDHRFQLLRGTRRGRIERHQTLHQTVAWSYELLEPQEQRVFDRLSVFAGGFTLDAAQVIAGGEDLDVLEVEEAIAALVARSMTLAVNTEDGTRYRLLETLREFGEERLLASGGAPDVRQRHVRYFAAFMTRAWAGLWSTNASSWIRAVGREFENLRVAVYAAVDLRNREALGALLKPHYFWAWHSLRYEVGDWAEAALEVSPEPAFARSVAVHLRVHGGRPEDGARLAAMLDDPDNAGDPDAACLGALAHVSAALVTQGPDISKWMRRAVVAGEQTGNAALATLLKSMQIVFKTMAGEMDASRRIAVEAYDQAKAIGNPITLCEATFFMGRAHADSNPEAALEYFDRTAELAEKHGLPFYAGIAETEAAAASARVGDASRSGTRLSRALRAFIRSGDRGQLWSSAHHLLYFLIRTQRSEEALRIWRELSSRRSYVAQPLRDELTRLIGPPGEGTLSDDELIEQIVEVLDTLDREAL